CTAATTCATCTTTGATTCTGTTCATATTCGCATAGATTGCTTTATCATTGAGCCCGAGAGATTTTAAACGTTCCCTGCGTATATTATTTAGCTTATCAGGGCTGATTTTTAAACCGATACATTTCGAAGGATCAACTTTATACAATTCTTCAGGGGGATCCACTTCCGGCACAATAGGAACGTTCGCTACTTTTATTCGCTTGTGTGCCAAATATTGCGATAAAGGGGTTTTAGATGTTCTCGATACACCTATTAAAACGATATCTGCTTTTAAAATGCCCCTCGGATCACGTCCATCATCGTATTTCACTGCAAATTCAATGGCTTCAACCTTTTTGAAATAGTCTTCATCCAATTGGCGGACTCTTCCTGGTTCATATTTAGCAGCGAGCCCGTAAGAGGATTCCATTTTATCAATTAACGGACCGATAATATCGTAATAAACGACATTTTCTTTTTCCGCTTCCGTGATTAAATACTCGCGCAGTTCAGGGACAACGAGAGTAAAGCATAGTATGCCCTTATCTGCTTTTGCAAGTGAAATAACTTCATTAATTGTCCCTTTGTCCTCAACATACGGAATTCTTCGAATATTTGTGTGATCAGATGATCCGTTGAACTGGCTTGCCGCAGCTTTGACAACCAATTCGGCAGTTTCCC
This window of the Bacillus gobiensis genome carries:
- a CDS encoding pyruvate, water dikinase regulatory protein; this encodes MSNHIIYVVSDSVGETAELVVKAAASQFNGSSDHTNIRRIPYVEDKGTINEVISLAKADKGILCFTLVVPELREYLITEAEKENVVYYDIIGPLIDKMESSYGLAAKYEPGRVRQLDEDYFKKVEAIEFAVKYDDGRDPRGILKADIVLIGVSRTSKTPLSQYLAHKRIKVANVPIVPEVDPPEELYKVDPSKCIGLKISPDKLNNIRRERLKSLGLNDKAIYANMNRIKDELEYFEKIVTRIGCEVVDVSYKAVEETANIIAGMMKKNP